The Sphingomonas sp. So64.6b genome includes a region encoding these proteins:
- a CDS encoding DUF1192 domain-containing protein → MDLDEILPKRGGDPLAELTRQDLDPLSVAELEARIAALEAEIERTRGKMQRAVNHRESANELFKR, encoded by the coding sequence ATGGATTTGGACGAGATCCTTCCGAAAAGAGGCGGCGACCCGCTGGCCGAGCTGACCCGGCAGGATCTCGATCCGCTGTCGGTCGCCGAGCTTGAGGCGCGCATTGCCGCGCTGGAGGCGGAAATCGAACGCACGCGCGGAAAAATGCAACGCGCAGTTAACCATCGTGAAAGCGCCAACGAGTTATTCAAGCGATGA
- the clpA gene encoding ATP-dependent Clp protease ATP-binding subunit ClpA produces the protein MPSFASALETTLHKALEAASSRRHEYATLEHLLLALVDDEHASNVMSSCGVDLGELKATVAHYLDTELEALKVDAATDPSPTSGFQRVVQRAILHVQSSGRDEVTGANVLVALFSERESYAVYFLQQQDMSRLDAVSFISHGVGKGGAIPEAREVKGAEEEKTQKPGGEKGKSESALKQFTVDLNEKAKNGKVDPLIGRGPEVDRTVQILCRRSKNNPLYVGDPGVGKTAIAEGLARKIVEGDVPEVLLPAVIYSLDMGALLAGTRYRGDFEERLKAVVNELEKLPDAILFIDEIHTVIGAGATSGGAMDASNLLKPALSGGTIRCIGSTTYKEFRNHFEKDRALLRRFQKIDVNEPTIEDTIKILTGLRTAFENHHSVKYTPDAIKSAVELSARYINDRKLPDKAIDVIDEVGAMQMLVAPNKRKKTITTREIEAVIATMARIPPKSVSTDDTKALESLETDLKRVVFGQNAAIEKLASAIKLSRAGLRDPDKPIGNYLFTGPTGVGKTEVAKQLASIMGIPLQRFDMSEYMERHSVSRLIGAPPGYVGYDQGGLLTDAVDQQPHSVLLLDEIEKAHPDLFNILLQVMDNGKLTDHHGKTVDFRNVILIMTTNAGASDMARETLGFGQLSREGEDEQAVQKMFTPEFRNRLDAIVPFSYLPTDVVARVVEKFILQLELQLADRNVHITLDDESKAWLTTKGYDKLYGARPMGRLIQEKIKQPLAEELLFGKLVHGGEVTVKMKDGALVFEITAAAPKKPRKKGKAETVSAK, from the coding sequence ATGCCTAGTTTCGCCTCCGCGCTCGAGACCACGCTTCATAAGGCGCTCGAAGCCGCGTCGTCGCGCCGCCATGAATATGCGACGCTGGAACATCTCCTGCTCGCGCTGGTCGATGACGAGCACGCCTCCAACGTCATGTCGTCATGCGGCGTCGATCTCGGCGAGCTGAAAGCGACCGTCGCGCATTATCTCGATACCGAGCTCGAGGCGCTGAAGGTTGACGCCGCCACCGATCCCTCACCGACCAGCGGTTTCCAGCGTGTCGTCCAGCGCGCGATCCTCCACGTCCAGTCTTCGGGCCGCGACGAAGTGACCGGCGCCAATGTGCTCGTCGCCCTGTTCAGCGAGCGCGAAAGCTATGCCGTCTATTTCCTCCAGCAGCAGGACATGAGCCGTCTCGATGCCGTCAGCTTCATCTCGCACGGCGTCGGCAAGGGCGGCGCAATTCCCGAAGCGCGTGAAGTGAAGGGCGCGGAAGAGGAAAAGACGCAGAAGCCGGGCGGCGAGAAGGGTAAGAGCGAAAGCGCGCTCAAGCAATTCACTGTCGATCTCAACGAGAAAGCGAAGAACGGCAAGGTCGATCCGCTGATCGGGCGCGGACCCGAGGTCGATCGCACGGTGCAGATCCTGTGCCGCCGCTCGAAGAACAACCCGCTTTATGTCGGCGATCCCGGCGTCGGCAAGACCGCGATCGCCGAAGGTCTGGCGCGCAAGATCGTCGAGGGCGATGTGCCCGAGGTGCTGTTGCCCGCAGTAATCTATTCGCTCGACATGGGCGCATTGCTCGCCGGCACGCGTTATCGCGGCGATTTCGAGGAGCGGCTGAAGGCGGTCGTCAACGAGCTCGAAAAGCTGCCCGATGCGATCCTGTTCATCGACGAGATCCATACCGTGATCGGTGCCGGCGCGACCAGCGGCGGCGCAATGGACGCGTCGAACCTGCTGAAACCCGCTTTGTCGGGCGGCACGATCCGTTGCATCGGATCGACCACCTACAAGGAGTTCCGCAATCACTTTGAGAAGGACCGCGCGCTGCTGCGGCGCTTCCAGAAGATCGACGTCAATGAACCGACGATCGAGGACACGATCAAGATCCTGACGGGCTTGCGCACCGCGTTCGAGAATCATCACTCGGTCAAATACACGCCCGACGCGATCAAGTCGGCGGTCGAGCTGTCGGCGCGTTACATCAATGACCGCAAGCTGCCCGACAAGGCGATCGACGTGATCGACGAGGTCGGTGCGATGCAGATGCTGGTGGCGCCGAACAAGCGCAAGAAGACGATCACCACGCGCGAGATCGAAGCCGTGATCGCGACGATGGCGCGCATCCCGCCGAAATCGGTCTCGACCGACGACACCAAGGCGCTGGAAAGCCTGGAGACCGATCTCAAGCGCGTTGTGTTCGGACAGAATGCCGCGATCGAGAAGCTTGCGTCCGCGATCAAGCTCAGCCGTGCGGGCTTGCGCGATCCCGACAAGCCGATCGGCAATTACCTGTTCACCGGCCCGACCGGCGTCGGCAAGACCGAAGTCGCCAAGCAGTTGGCCAGCATCATGGGCATCCCGCTGCAGCGTTTCGACATGTCGGAATATATGGAGCGTCACTCGGTCAGCCGGCTGATCGGCGCACCTCCCGGTTATGTCGGATACGACCAGGGCGGGTTGCTGACCGATGCAGTCGATCAGCAGCCGCATTCGGTGCTGCTGCTCGATGAGATCGAAAAGGCGCATCCCGACCTGTTCAACATCCTGTTGCAGGTGATGGACAACGGCAAGCTGACCGACCACCACGGCAAGACCGTCGATTTCAGGAACGTCATCCTGATCATGACGACCAATGCCGGGGCGTCCGACATGGCGCGTGAAACGCTTGGCTTCGGCCAGCTGTCGCGCGAAGGTGAGGACGAGCAGGCGGTGCAGAAGATGTTCACGCCGGAGTTCCGCAACCGGTTGGATGCGATCGTGCCGTTCAGCTATCTACCGACCGACGTGGTCGCGCGGGTGGTGGAGAAGTTCATCCTCCAGCTCGAACTGCAGCTCGCCGACCGCAATGTGCACATCACGCTCGACGACGAATCCAAGGCGTGGCTGACCACCAAGGGCTATGACAAGCTCTACGGCGCGCGCCCGATGGGCCGTTTGATCCAGGAAAAGATCAAACAACCGCTCGCCGAGGAATTGCTGTTCGGCAAACTCGTCCATGGCGGCGAAGTGACGGTCAAGATGAAGGACGGCGCTTTGGTCTTCGAGATCACCGCGGCGGCACCGAAAAAGCCCCGCAAAAAGGGCAAGGCCGAAACCGTCAGCGCGAAATAA
- a CDS encoding UrcA family protein, with translation MVRKLLIVAALAAVSGTAEAGWGDTYETRQVVVAAADLDLSTSAGIAELYRRVDRTVNRMCGSDRDCRDEAWESTEDQASWAIAQDKWMRRLARERAAQLRACGWRGCEPAPVQAYYPPPASPPVTYAVPPGTTVTVVVRSGGGPVAYYRQ, from the coding sequence ATGGTGCGGAAATTGCTGATCGTGGCTGCGCTTGCGGCCGTTTCGGGCACAGCCGAGGCCGGCTGGGGCGACACTTATGAAACGCGGCAGGTCGTGGTCGCCGCCGCCGATCTCGACTTGTCGACCAGCGCGGGGATCGCCGAGCTTTACCGCCGGGTCGACCGGACCGTGAACCGGATGTGCGGCAGCGATCGTGATTGCCGCGACGAGGCCTGGGAAAGCACCGAGGATCAGGCGTCATGGGCGATCGCTCAGGATAAATGGATGCGCCGGCTGGCGCGCGAGCGCGCGGCGCAATTGCGCGCCTGTGGCTGGCGGGGTTGCGAGCCGGCGCCGGTGCAGGCCTATTATCCACCGCCCGCGTCGCCGCCCGTCACCTATGCGGTACCGCCCGGCACGACGGTGACCGTGGTGGTGCGGTCGGGTGGTGGGCCCGTCGCTTATTATCGCCAATAG
- the map gene encoding type I methionyl aminopeptidase yields the protein MTKQPEELALLAESGRLLASVFELLDRTALAGMSTLQIDQMVERFIVDDLHARPASKGQYGYGFVLNSSVNHVVCHGVPSSSEVLRDGDIVNFDITLEKNGYIADSSKTYLVGEVTPAARRLVRTSYEAMWMGIRAVRPGARLGDIGWAIERHAKRNGYSVVREYCGHGIGREMHEEPQILHFGKPGTGLALREGMVFTIEPMLNRGRRSVRTEADGWTVVTSDGSLSAQFEHTVAVTASGVSVLTLRADERVSGSSGRLAA from the coding sequence ATGACGAAGCAGCCTGAGGAACTGGCGTTGCTGGCCGAATCCGGCCGGCTGCTGGCGTCCGTATTCGAGCTGCTGGATCGAACCGCGCTCGCCGGCATGTCGACACTTCAGATCGATCAAATGGTCGAGCGTTTCATCGTCGACGATCTCCACGCCCGGCCCGCGAGCAAAGGCCAGTACGGCTACGGCTTTGTGTTGAATTCCTCGGTGAACCACGTCGTCTGCCACGGCGTTCCATCGTCATCGGAGGTGCTTCGGGACGGCGACATCGTCAATTTCGACATCACGCTCGAGAAGAACGGCTATATCGCGGATTCCAGCAAAACCTATCTTGTCGGTGAGGTGACCCCAGCCGCCAGGAGGCTGGTCCGAACCAGCTACGAAGCAATGTGGATGGGCATCCGCGCGGTCCGCCCGGGCGCGCGGCTTGGAGACATTGGCTGGGCGATCGAGCGACATGCCAAGCGAAACGGCTATTCCGTAGTTCGTGAATATTGCGGCCACGGCATCGGCCGGGAGATGCATGAGGAACCGCAGATCCTGCATTTCGGGAAGCCGGGAACTGGCCTCGCGCTGCGCGAGGGCATGGTCTTCACGATCGAACCGATGCTCAATCGAGGTCGACGGAGCGTAAGGACCGAGGCTGACGGCTGGACGGTCGTGACCAGCGACGGGTCGCTTTCCGCGCAGTTCGAACACACCGTCGCCGTTACGGCGTCCGGTGTGTCGGTGTTGACGCTGCGCGCTGACGAACGGGTCTCCGGATCGAGCGGGCGACTTGCCGCGTAG
- a CDS encoding ParD-like family protein, translating into MGIVNIDDDLHDQVRRASKVSFRSINAQAAYWIKVGMLCETNPTLGFAEIIERELRSAGVSAQPLALVKHDEAA; encoded by the coding sequence ATGGGCATCGTGAACATAGATGATGATCTGCACGACCAGGTGCGCCGGGCGAGCAAGGTGTCGTTTCGGTCGATCAATGCGCAGGCCGCCTATTGGATCAAAGTCGGCATGCTGTGCGAGACCAATCCGACGCTCGGTTTCGCCGAGATCATCGAGCGCGAACTCAGGTCGGCAGGCGTTTCGGCGCAACCATTGGCACTGGTAAAGCATGACGAAGCAGCCTGA
- a CDS encoding diguanylate cyclase, protein MLRALFFNLLALTCFSFATLFAMSAPAHAQAGTVGKPIHLCILRAAPDMTAATLFRSPAAFDCTTPQPSFGSGNFWAISQPMSVSDPRQRIGVRVLSQWQDSMTLYALYADGKVATIRTDAHSATRHLQLGAIVHRWLPRRDVPVVRLLWHVEGSMNLRGIVLGATIATGTEAAMSNIVLAAIYSGFGGLCLALLLYNLGLARALRQDYLPLYCMMLVALMLYAFSSSGALAWAFNDIDNRARLRVNYVTLAMVGVSAVAFLGYFFEHGVMTPRLRALSRIASVAVALPALGVALLAPWGMRVFDTAFALGFGLLILSILPILYSAWRHRSPYLWLFVVAWSAPIGLAALRTAYSFNLLEYSFWIDNSTVASMAIEAVLSSMAIAYRILMISRERDEARQQETAARLLADTDPLTGLLNRRAFLNRAIGRDGDQALLLIDIDNFKRVNDTIGHDGGDEVLRVVARILRATTHPQALVARIGGEEFAVVTPRDRQIEPESILAGFRSGRMPFDLLVTASIGVCVGPLTKEADWKALYRAADRALFDAKEAGRDRVRAAGSPQLKRAAAA, encoded by the coding sequence ATGTTGCGGGCATTGTTTTTCAATCTGTTGGCGCTGACCTGCTTCAGCTTCGCGACATTGTTCGCGATGAGCGCGCCCGCGCATGCGCAGGCCGGAACGGTGGGCAAGCCGATCCACCTGTGCATCCTTCGCGCTGCTCCCGACATGACCGCCGCGACCCTGTTCCGGTCGCCCGCCGCGTTCGACTGCACTACGCCACAGCCGAGCTTCGGCTCAGGCAATTTCTGGGCGATCAGCCAGCCGATGTCGGTCTCCGATCCACGCCAGCGGATCGGCGTGCGCGTGCTCAGCCAATGGCAGGACAGCATGACGCTGTATGCGCTCTATGCCGATGGCAAGGTCGCGACGATTCGCACCGATGCCCATTCGGCGACGCGCCACCTGCAGCTTGGCGCGATCGTGCATCGCTGGCTACCGCGGCGCGACGTCCCGGTGGTGCGGCTGTTATGGCATGTCGAGGGCAGCATGAACTTGCGCGGCATTGTGCTCGGCGCGACGATCGCGACAGGAACCGAGGCGGCGATGTCCAATATCGTGCTGGCCGCGATCTATTCCGGGTTCGGTGGCCTGTGCCTCGCTCTGCTGCTTTACAATCTCGGCCTGGCCCGGGCGCTGCGCCAGGATTACCTGCCGCTCTATTGCATGATGCTCGTCGCGCTGATGCTCTACGCCTTCTCATCGTCGGGCGCGCTGGCCTGGGCTTTTAACGATATCGATAACCGGGCGCGCCTGCGCGTCAACTATGTCACGTTGGCGATGGTCGGCGTGTCGGCGGTCGCGTTTCTCGGTTATTTCTTCGAACATGGCGTGATGACGCCGCGCCTGCGCGCGCTGAGCCGGATCGCTTCGGTCGCGGTGGCGCTGCCGGCACTGGGTGTGGCGCTCCTCGCACCCTGGGGGATGCGCGTCTTCGATACCGCCTTTGCGCTCGGGTTCGGCTTGCTGATCCTGTCGATCTTGCCGATCCTGTACAGCGCCTGGCGGCACCGCAGCCCCTATCTCTGGCTGTTCGTCGTCGCATGGTCGGCGCCTATCGGGCTCGCCGCGCTGCGCACCGCCTATAGTTTCAACTTGCTGGAGTATAGTTTCTGGATCGATAACTCGACCGTTGCCTCGATGGCGATCGAGGCGGTGCTGTCGTCGATGGCGATCGCCTATCGCATCCTGATGATCAGCCGGGAACGCGACGAAGCGCGCCAGCAGGAGACCGCCGCGCGCCTTCTTGCCGATACCGATCCCCTGACCGGCCTGCTCAACCGCCGCGCTTTCCTCAACCGTGCGATCGGCCGAGACGGCGATCAGGCGCTGCTGCTGATCGACATCGACAATTTCAAACGGGTCAACGACACGATCGGCCATGATGGCGGCGATGAGGTGCTGCGCGTGGTCGCACGGATCCTGCGCGCCACGACGCATCCGCAAGCGCTGGTGGCGCGGATCGGCGGCGAGGAGTTCGCCGTGGTGACACCACGCGACCGCCAGATCGAACCCGAATCGATCCTTGCCGGTTTCCGCAGCGGCCGGATGCCGTTCGATCTGCTGGTCACCGCCAGCATCGGCGTGTGCGTTGGCCCGCTGACCAAAGAGGCCGATTGGAAGGCGCTGTACCGCGCCGCCGATCGCGCCCTGTTCGACGCCAAGGAAGCCGGCCGCGACCGGGTTCGCGCCGCAGGATCGCCACAGCTGAAAAGGGCCGCCGCGGCCTGA
- a CDS encoding AMP-binding protein yields the protein MVELFDRAAALTGQAPLIDFLGRHYSYAETLDGANRVAAGLAGLGYGPGDRIGLFLPNVPHYLAAYYGILKIGATVVNFSPLYTIDELAHQVADSGTRMLFTVSASAVLPTALKVLEQSGLERLVVGSVAGALSPAKSLLYRLFKGKETTKRPDDPRIIAFSALIDNDGQHTVAEIDPVDHVALIQYTGGTTGTPKGAMLTHQNLSANARQVMGLDPHAGAADRILGVLPLFHVFANTCVLNRTVLNGGCIVMLPRFDAGQVLAAIHRTKATALPGVPTMYQALLDHPKVGQTDFSSLRICISGGAPLSAELKAKFETVTGATVVEGYGLSESSGVVSANPYENEGKPGTIGQPIPGTSVALVDKGDPALPAPAGEPGELVIAGPQIMKGYWEKPEADAEVFVTDDKGVRWLRTGDVGTIDPDGFVRIVDRLKDMIAVSGFKVFPSQIENILYRNPAVKEALVIGLPDAYRGEQPRAYVTLADGRITTGEELRDWLNPQLGRHERVDEVVIRLTMPKTMIGKLSRKDLVAEVMAETPAGG from the coding sequence ATGGTCGAGTTGTTCGACCGCGCCGCCGCGCTCACCGGCCAAGCGCCGCTGATCGATTTTCTCGGCCGACACTACAGCTATGCCGAGACACTCGACGGCGCCAACCGCGTCGCGGCGGGGCTGGCCGGCCTCGGTTATGGGCCGGGCGACCGGATTGGGTTGTTCCTGCCCAATGTGCCGCATTACCTGGCGGCCTATTACGGCATCCTCAAGATCGGCGCGACGGTGGTCAATTTCTCGCCGCTCTACACCATCGACGAACTGGCGCATCAGGTCGCGGATTCGGGCACGCGCATGCTGTTCACCGTCTCGGCCAGCGCAGTATTGCCGACCGCGTTGAAAGTCCTTGAACAAAGCGGCCTCGAACGGCTGGTGGTAGGGTCGGTTGCGGGCGCGCTCTCCCCGGCAAAGTCGCTGCTCTATCGCCTGTTCAAGGGCAAGGAGACGACCAAACGGCCCGACGATCCGCGCATCATCGCCTTCTCCGCGTTGATCGACAATGACGGCCAGCACACCGTAGCAGAGATCGATCCAGTCGATCATGTCGCGCTGATCCAATATACCGGCGGCACCACCGGCACACCCAAGGGCGCGATGCTGACTCATCAGAACCTGTCGGCCAATGCGCGTCAGGTGATGGGACTCGATCCGCATGCCGGCGCGGCCGACCGAATCCTTGGCGTGCTGCCGCTGTTCCATGTCTTCGCCAACACCTGCGTGCTCAACCGCACCGTGCTCAATGGCGGCTGCATCGTCATGCTGCCCCGCTTCGATGCAGGGCAAGTGCTCGCCGCGATCCACCGCACCAAGGCGACCGCGCTGCCCGGCGTGCCGACCATGTACCAGGCGCTGCTCGATCATCCCAAGGTCGGCCAGACGGATTTCTCTTCGCTGCGGATCTGCATTTCGGGCGGCGCGCCGCTGTCGGCCGAATTGAAGGCGAAGTTCGAAACCGTCACCGGCGCCACCGTGGTCGAGGGCTACGGCCTGTCGGAAAGCAGCGGCGTGGTGTCCGCCAACCCGTATGAGAATGAAGGCAAGCCCGGCACGATCGGTCAGCCGATCCCGGGCACCAGCGTCGCGCTGGTCGACAAGGGCGACCCCGCTTTACCCGCGCCCGCGGGCGAGCCCGGCGAACTGGTCATTGCCGGCCCGCAGATCATGAAGGGGTATTGGGAAAAACCTGAAGCGGACGCAGAGGTGTTCGTGACCGACGACAAAGGCGTACGCTGGCTGCGCACCGGCGATGTCGGGACGATCGACCCCGATGGCTTTGTCCGTATCGTCGACCGGCTGAAGGACATGATCGCGGTCAGCGGTTTCAAGGTCTTTCCGAGCCAGATCGAGAATATCCTCTACCGTAATCCGGCGGTGAAGGAGGCGTTGGTGATCGGCCTGCCCGATGCCTATCGCGGCGAACAACCGCGCGCTTATGTGACGCTCGCCGACGGACGGATCACGACCGGCGAGGAATTGCGCGACTGGCTCAACCCGCAACTCGGCCGGCATGAGCGGGTCGATGAGGTGGTCATCCGCCTGACCATGCCCAAGACGATGATCGGCAAGCTCAGCCGCAAGGATCTGGTCGCCGAGGTCATGGCCGAGACGCCGGCCGGCGGCTGA
- a CDS encoding class I SAM-dependent methyltransferase, with the protein MRFVLSRLRGRSAGQVLQLIVKNIRHAIAGLSPERRARRIADLAFDRRWGTETSRSVSIHELGIARSRMAQCNRYDPSSAGMLTDPLAALDLDPTAHDFIDYGAGKGRVMMLAMELGFARVTGIELSTRLCEVARANIERFRSQHIGMPAGRVIGADATMFVPSGRDIIAYFYNPFDATVMTVVRHRLESALRHRTGRVVVIYANPEHGAVFDAPGWSHGPSTPGVATFIAGAESFGRQALAA; encoded by the coding sequence ATGCGATTCGTCCTTTCGCGGTTACGTGGCCGCAGCGCCGGCCAGGTGTTGCAGCTGATCGTCAAGAATATCCGGCACGCGATCGCCGGCCTCTCGCCCGAACGGCGCGCGCGGCGCATCGCCGATCTGGCGTTCGACCGGCGCTGGGGCACCGAGACCAGCCGCAGCGTCAGCATCCATGAACTTGGCATCGCCCGGTCGCGTATGGCGCAGTGCAACCGGTACGATCCAAGCAGCGCCGGAATGCTGACCGATCCGCTCGCCGCGCTCGACCTGGACCCCACCGCGCATGATTTCATCGACTATGGCGCCGGCAAGGGCCGGGTGATGATGCTGGCGATGGAGCTTGGCTTTGCACGTGTAACGGGAATCGAATTGTCGACGCGGCTGTGCGAGGTGGCGCGCGCCAATATCGAGCGTTTCAGGAGCCAGCATATCGGCATGCCCGCCGGCCGGGTGATCGGCGCCGATGCGACGATGTTCGTGCCGAGCGGACGAGACATCATCGCCTATTTCTACAATCCGTTCGATGCCACGGTCATGACCGTGGTGCGGCACCGGCTGGAAAGTGCGCTACGCCACCGCACCGGCCGGGTCGTGGTGATCTACGCCAATCCCGAACATGGCGCCGTGTTCGACGCGCCTGGCTGGTCGCACGGGCCGTCCACGCCGGGCGTCGCGACGTTCATCGCCGGGGCGGAGAGTTTCGGGCGGCAGGCGCTGGCGGCATAA
- a CDS encoding NAD-dependent succinate-semialdehyde dehydrogenase: protein MFTSINPATGEPGESFAELTADQIETRVQRAHDAFQAWRTTDYATRTALLSAIADQFDANRQRLAEIAVREMGKTLKSSLAEVEKCATGFRHYAQEGPAMLASRQFTTATGTATARWLPIGPVLAVMPWNFPYWQVVRFLAPTIMAGNVGLLKHASSVQGVAAAIEEMVIAAGAPVGVFQNLAIKSDKVDALIADDRIVAVTLTGSEGAGMKVAEAAGRALKKVVLELGGSDPFIVMPSADLDKAVKTAVTARIQNTGQSCICAKRMIVHADIYDRFLEKFTAGMAAVRAGDPMSADTDMGPLSSEEQRQTVLDQIAMIEKEGAKLILGGEKLPGKGAYMSAGILVDVPVDHAVAKEELFGPVAMVFKAADIDAAIRLANDVPFGLGSSVWTNDPAEREQFERYIEAGMTAVNQMLASSPEAPFGGIKRSGHGRELGPYGLHEFMNLKTVVG from the coding sequence ATGTTCACCAGCATCAACCCGGCGACCGGCGAGCCCGGCGAATCGTTTGCGGAGCTGACCGCCGACCAAATCGAAACCAGGGTGCAGCGGGCGCATGATGCGTTCCAGGCATGGCGCACGACCGATTATGCGACGCGCACCGCTTTGCTCTCGGCGATCGCCGATCAGTTCGACGCCAACCGCCAGCGCCTGGCCGAAATCGCGGTGCGCGAAATGGGCAAGACGCTGAAATCCTCGCTCGCCGAAGTCGAGAAATGCGCCACCGGTTTCCGCCATTATGCGCAGGAGGGGCCGGCCATGCTCGCCTCGCGCCAGTTCACCACCGCGACCGGCACCGCCACCGCGCGCTGGTTGCCGATCGGCCCGGTGCTCGCGGTGATGCCGTGGAATTTCCCCTATTGGCAGGTCGTGCGTTTCCTTGCGCCGACGATCATGGCGGGCAATGTCGGCCTGCTGAAACATGCATCAAGCGTGCAGGGCGTCGCGGCGGCGATCGAGGAGATGGTGATCGCGGCGGGTGCTCCGGTGGGCGTGTTCCAGAATCTCGCGATCAAGTCGGACAAGGTCGATGCGCTGATCGCCGACGATCGTATCGTCGCGGTGACGCTGACCGGTAGCGAAGGCGCGGGGATGAAGGTCGCCGAGGCGGCGGGGCGCGCGCTGAAGAAGGTCGTGCTCGAACTGGGCGGGTCGGACCCGTTCATCGTCATGCCCTCGGCCGATCTCGACAAGGCGGTAAAGACCGCGGTGACCGCGCGGATCCAGAATACCGGCCAGTCATGCATCTGCGCCAAGCGGATGATCGTGCACGCCGATATCTATGACCGGTTTCTGGAGAAGTTCACGGCTGGCATGGCGGCGGTCAGGGCGGGCGATCCGATGTCGGCCGATACCGATATGGGCCCCTTGTCGAGCGAGGAGCAGCGCCAGACCGTACTCGACCAGATCGCGATGATCGAGAAGGAGGGCGCGAAACTGATCCTCGGCGGAGAGAAGCTGCCCGGCAAAGGCGCTTATATGTCGGCGGGCATCCTGGTCGATGTACCGGTCGATCACGCCGTGGCGAAGGAGGAATTGTTCGGCCCCGTCGCGATGGTGTTCAAGGCGGCGGACATCGATGCGGCGATCCGCCTCGCCAACGACGTACCGTTTGGGCTGGGCTCGTCGGTCTGGACCAACGACCCGGCCGAGCGCGAGCAGTTCGAGCGGTATATCGAGGCGGGCATGACCGCGGTGAACCAGATGCTGGCGAGCAGCCCCGAGGCGCCGTTCGGCGGGATCAAGCGATCGGGCCATGGACGTGAGCTTGGGCCATATGGATTGCACGAGTTTATGAATTTGAAGACCGTGGTGGGGTAG
- a CDS encoding exodeoxyribonuclease VII small subunit, protein MEQAIEELSFEAALRELETIVSRLESGDAPLEEAIRLYERGDQLRLRCKERLDAAQARIEAIRLDGEGRPTSTTNFAAG, encoded by the coding sequence ATGGAACAAGCGATCGAAGAATTGTCGTTCGAAGCGGCATTGAGGGAGCTGGAGACGATCGTCTCCCGCCTCGAAAGCGGCGATGCACCGCTCGAAGAGGCGATCCGCCTGTACGAACGCGGCGACCAGCTGCGGCTGCGGTGCAAGGAACGGCTCGACGCGGCGCAAGCGCGGATCGAGGCGATCCGGCTCGACGGCGAGGGCCGGCCGACAAGCACCACAAACTTTGCCGCCGGCTGA
- a CDS encoding polyprenyl synthetase family protein, with amino-acid sequence MIATSLTLQAALGEVATDIDQRFDALLAIPDDPRADLYRAMRHAAIGGGKRLRPLLALATAQLFGVDRDCAGRAGLAIECIHVYSLIHDDLPAMDDDDLRRGKPTAHKLFGEATAILAGDCLHALAFEILADPATHGDPHVRVELILDLSRASGPNGMAGGQMMDLEAEKSSFDLPTVTRLQAMKTGALIACSVEAGAILGKVPPEQRTPLRGYARDLGLAFQIADDILDVEGDEAVAGKKLGKDAAAGKETFLSLLGLDRARGQARMLVDQAVEHLQSFGPEADLLRDIARFVMDRDR; translated from the coding sequence GTGATCGCAACCTCCCTGACGCTGCAGGCCGCGCTGGGTGAGGTCGCGACCGATATCGACCAGCGCTTCGACGCGCTGCTGGCCATTCCCGACGACCCGCGTGCCGATCTCTACCGCGCGATGCGCCATGCCGCGATCGGCGGCGGCAAACGGCTGCGCCCGCTGCTCGCGCTGGCGACCGCGCAGCTGTTCGGCGTCGATCGCGACTGCGCCGGCCGCGCCGGCCTCGCGATCGAATGCATCCATGTCTATTCGCTGATCCATGACGATTTGCCGGCGATGGACGATGACGACCTGCGTCGCGGCAAGCCGACCGCGCACAAATTGTTCGGCGAAGCGACCGCGATCCTCGCCGGCGATTGCCTGCATGCGCTGGCGTTCGAGATCCTCGCCGATCCCGCCACGCATGGCGACCCGCATGTCCGGGTCGAGCTGATCCTTGATCTCTCGCGCGCGTCCGGGCCCAATGGCATGGCCGGCGGCCAGATGATGGACCTGGAAGCGGAGAAATCGAGCTTCGACCTGCCCACCGTCACACGATTGCAGGCGATGAAGACCGGCGCGCTGATCGCCTGTTCGGTCGAGGCGGGTGCGATCCTCGGCAAGGTCCCGCCCGAACAGCGCACCCCGCTGCGCGGTTATGCCCGCGATCTCGGCCTCGCCTTCCAGATCGCCGACGATATCCTCGATGTCGAGGGCGACGAGGCGGTGGCGGGCAAGAAACTCGGCAAGGATGCGGCGGCGGGCAAGGAAACCTTCCTGTCATTGCTCGGACTCGACCGCGCGCGCGGTCAGGCGCGCATGTTGGTCGATCAGGCGGTCGAGCATCTGCAGAGCTTTGGACCCGAGGCCGACTTGCTCAGGGACATTGCGCGGTTCGTGATGGACCGCGACCGGTGA